The Anabas testudineus chromosome 3, fAnaTes1.2, whole genome shotgun sequence sequence ttttaaatattgtatcTTAGCTTGTGAACATCAGATCCTGCCTTCTGTTTTCCCTGTGGTGTTTTTTGATGCAAGGGCTCATTGATAAGTTGTATGCAGCCCATGGCTCGCTGCTTTACATTTTAGgttttatgtgatttttagTTAAGGTGGTCATTAAATGATCCTgcactgtatttacatttacatttagtcatttgacagatgcttttatccaaagcgacttacagtgaggtacaaggtatAAAGACAGGCAAGGGACTTGAACCCCAGACTTACCAATACACTATGCAGCTGCTATTTCCTTTTCCATAAAGGTCTTTTAAGCTACTCTGAGGCTTACAAAATCAGACTGTATGCATGTCTAATAGCTCTGTGCTGATTAATATCACTCTCTTAGTAAAATTTAATAGTAAACAAAGGCTGAAAACATTAAGATAAGTTTCCTTGTTTGCACTTATGTACTGTAAAGGCCGTTACAGTACTGACTTAGATGTCTCAACAACTCTTGGATGAAATAATGATCCATTGTTCATTAAAAGGTGTGTTTGATGGCTTGacatgaaatgtaatctgactacatttggtttctgtgtttgtcctctAGCACCAACACTAATATTTCACTTAAACTTAATATACACATGATCCCACTGCATCATTTTCCAGCTCTGTCATGGCTGCCAACGCAGATATGATGCCATTCTAGGTGACGCATTTGTTAACCAAGCCACAACCAACAGTCTCCACACAAATATGAACTGAATTAcaaattttttaaattacattttttttctgaataacGCTGAAGTTTAGACATGATATTTAagttaactaaaataaaatatgtatgcTAGACAAGGTTAATCAACATGGTGGGTcaattaatgattaatgtttaAGATTAAGGTATATTTCTTTTTGCAAATTTTGGCAGAGCAGCCTTTACAGTTCAGGAAGTTTTGGCAGATATCTCTCTCTATGACAGAGTTTATGCATGTTGCCACCCACtgtcatttaatattttctcatttaatatCTCTGTCATTGTAGAATCATTTTAGACTGAGAATCCAATAATGTTCTTGTGTGAGGCCTGTTTtagtctgctgtgtttgtgatcCCTGACCTTTATTTCTTCACCACCATGAGGTTGACATTCaagtctttatttaaaatgtctcagCATCTGTTGGATGCGTTtccattaaatattttacagacaTTTGTGCCTCCCTCACGTAATaatttttagtgttttacagCTATAGCCACATTGTCAGGTCAACATCTAGTTTATGACTAAATGCATGAAAAAAGTGAAGACATTTCCATTTgcctctcctcttctttatgtttgtttgcaaTTTACAGTTAGAGTAGCATGAAATCATGCTGAACTAATGTGGTGTACAAACATACTGTTATACCTAACAGTATGTTTACTGTTAGCATACCTAACATTGACTTTGTGAGCTTGGTAACACTTATGTGCCTAAAGACAGCCTCACGTCTTAATCAATTCAAACACATAATGAATTTAGAAAAGCACAAATAGACTAAACGGATGAACAACAAGTCAGAATGAGAATCGGTAGCGTGAGGCTTGGTGCGTCACACTACTGATTCTTACTCTGGAGCTCATTAGGAGACTCTACAAAGTTCAGAAACCAGACTggagtttagaaaaaaaaaaactaaagaactGCAAATTGGTAAAAAAGAACGTACACACATTGAAAATGCTAAAGACAATTTATTAGTAGACACTCATCAGCCAGAAATAATAACCACCTGAAGAATGTCTTCCTGAAATACACCATTTGATTGGCAGTGTAAAATAAGGCAAAGGGCGTAAGATCATGTTTTTATACACTTTTGCACCAACAATAAACAGTTATACATTCACTTGTTACTGTAATTATGCTTTTGATAAGCCTGTTCATACACCCACATACCAAGAAAACTTTATTAGCAAGGGGCAGGGACTGACAGGGTGTTTGCAAGAGTAATACTCATCATAATGCAAAAGCTGTTTTGGCCAGAGACTGGCTATACAGTACCTACACAGAACCCGACCACGACCTAAACAAAGATTCGATTTTGGAAATGTAAAAGTCAACATACTATACTGACAAAGGTTCTTACAATTACCATCACTGTGAAAGGGTAATACAACCAAAATCCTTAGAAGGTTAGAAGCTCGATTATAGTGTGTATAGATTTAAATAATATGGATTTCCCTTTATTCATAGACAAATACATCTCTTTTTTAACtaagcattttattattaaaaaacatatttccagTAAGCTGCGAAGCGAGTATCTGAACAGTGACCCTAACCTTATAGAGACTAGCCACAGCTTTTTTTCCAGCATCCCGAGAGGTCAAATTCCTCATTGCACCGTGCCCTCACAACCTTTATTTTTGGTGTCACTTCATCATTGCACTTTTTCTCACAGTACGGCAACTTTTGTTTGGAGAACTGTTTTGGAGGAACCTTAAGATCTCTACTAGGTCAATATAATCAAGACTAGTACACAGTTTGTTTAATGTATGTATCAGTTTCTTTTCACCCAATATTCTCCTATTAACATTTATGtcatgacattttaattttatataataaaatggGTTAGTTCCATAATTTCACAATGTTTAAGTGCTCAGCACCTAAGGATTCTCAGTCTCTGTGCATTTTCCATTAGCACACATGATTACTGTATATAATCTGACCTGCATCAAGTAGcgcttaagaaaaaaaaaaaatcatttcttaCTTTAGTATCAGCTGAGTGATGAGCTAGAAATAAAGCAGTCTAGTAGCAATACATACAGGATACTGTACCTGAAATGTGGGCCTattagcagtgtgtgtttacatatgcTTCCAAAAGAGTTGGGAAAAgagacagtaaaaacatttaaagagctTATTTAgtaccacacacagacacacacatacacacacacacacacacacacacacacacacacacacacacacacacacacacacacacacacagtggcattTCTAAAAATGTCACTACGGTTAACTACATGAAATGCAGCTCATCTGTACAGGGTCTAATAACATAATGAAAGACCGAACAGATCGGGGATAATACTCAGAGAGCTAATTTCCAAAACTGTATAtatccattttcattttaaaaatatccttTGCTACCTCCAGAGCATCCATTTGTATCTATAACTCAACTTGGTTGTCTCCTACCCTCTAAAAGGTACGGCTAATGTTTCACTTGTTAAGCTTCTTGAGACTTATAGTTTTCAGCTGGTGGATAATTTGTTTTGGAAGGAAACTCTTCAGTTACACAACACTCTACACTGGTATTACTGAAAGAACAATCAATGACatcaaaaaaggaaataaacataGAACTTCACCAAGAAgcactgaatatatatatatatgtatattttagaAATACATAGAAAAATATATAGTCATCTGAATGCCCATTATACAGTTTTACACAGTAGTGTCAGAAAAAAAGCCTATATGTTGGTGTAGAAGAGGTGTGATACATACAGAGGGTACAGAGTTACTGACAGTGTGACATCTGTAAATGATAGCTGTTCTGGGTGAAGTGTGGTATATGAAGAAATCACCCTAACCCGTCTCATTCTGGTCCACATGGCCAAATAATACATTACAGCAGATCTGTGTTTTATAGCCAGTTTCTTGCAATTTGGTTGACGACATTACAACACAGGCTTAATGATTAGTAAGTCTGTAACACTATTATTTAATAGGAGACATTGGTGGCAACCATTTGTACCCTGCAAATACCTGTATGTCCTGCATTTACCAACCCAACTAAATAGCTCACGTTTTGGGGAAAGTACAGCGATGTGTGTGGTAGACTAAAGCACAAACCTAACAGACACagttagaaatacaaaaatgcTACAATAAGTGCACACAGCTTCCAAGTGGGCAGCACTTGACACGTTTTAAAgatttatactttttatatagtttcattttgttatgctttatatttagtaaaatgattttttaatgaaatatctTTATTAGTATGCATTTATATAGAGGTATACTGATGCCTAACTTCTGTGAgtcaaataataaatgcatgtactgtatttaaaatttgaaaactgcagcacatgGCCGGATGATTGACGGTTGTAATCACTGCGTATTATTCATCTGAAGCAAACCAATAAAAAACTCAAGCAGCCATGTTCATAAATGTCATTATTTGAATAATATAGATATGCTATTATTAAGTTATTCTAACCCATCGTATGATGTGTACTAAAACAGATCTGATTTTGGAAATGAGAGTAAAACCTAAATTAAATCCAACTCATGTGGTGTCTTCACTGAGTGAAACctcataaaacacatttgcaaatatTACTTGATTCACAGTAAGGCATAATTTAAAGCCTGTCAAACAATAATAAcctttaataacattaataacttctttttgattttttgaAAAGAAcaattatcattttaaaattctacCTCACCATGTGCTAGAAGTGAATATATACCTTACATTTCAGGACAAATTGGAGTATTTAATACGACATCACGTTTAACTTTTCATCTCAAAGTTGTCTAAAAATGAAGATAATCTTGTAGAAATGTGTTAAGAAAAAGCAGCTTCAGAGGGAAACTTGGTCTCTCTGATTTCTCTGCTTAGAAGGAAAGATCCATGTGAGCATGTGAGTGAGCCTCTTTATGTTAACGTTACTGTCATGGTAGAGATGTAGAGGAATGTGACTGTGATTCGAGAGTCTTGTGAGTCAGTCAATATAAATCCTTAAAAGGTTTGGAATAGTTAAACATCAGATAGTCCATGTAGTAAAAGTCATAGACTCGCTGCCTCTCCAACGTGCTGAcctgtgaaaaatatttttgtgtgatCTGCATAGAGGTCCTCTTGTCATTTGGATTCCTGTCTTTAAAACTGGGCAGCGTGAGGTTGGGCGGAGCTCCAGTCCATCGCAGCAGAAAGTTGGACTCTTCCTCCATGTTCTCAAACTTTCCGATGAAATCATAGTCTATGAGGCAAGGGTTGCACAGCTGGTTCGCCTGCTCCCAGTGGATGTCCATCCCCACAGGCCGATGGACATCCAGCAGGTACTGGACAAACTCCTTGAATGTGACCCCGCTGCCTGTCTTCAGGGCTGCCCAGGACGGGTTGGCCCTGTACTTGGAGATGATGGGTTTCCCAAACAGCGAGTGGTAGTAGTTGTTTGGATTTTCAAACTTGTCCCTATAAGCCGACACCATTCTCTCCAAAGGCTCTCGGACAAACATGACTTTGGTGTAGGTTTCCAGGCGCTGCATGATTCCCTGTCGGTCGAAGCTGTCGAGCTTCTTGAGATGGTGGCCATAGTGGACTGTGTCGTGTTTGATACTCTGAGTGTTGGGGGCCAGGCCTGCCAGCACCATCAGAGTCCTCTTCCAGTTGGAACAGCCTGCCTTGGGCACCTGGCAGTATAGCAACTTGTACTTGTCCTCCACAAAGAGGTGTTTCACATGATGACGTGTGATAGTCCTAGAGATGCTGCTTTTGTACTTGGCACACATCTCCTTCATCAGTTGCCGGCGCGCTTCCAGGATGTCCGAGAGCTTTTTCCAGCTCTCAGGTGAAAAAGAGcctgaaggagaagaggaggaaatggaggacagggaggaagaagaggacgagGAAACGTTGTTGTTGGTGTGATTGATTGGGGGACTTGTCTTCAACAGTTTCCGGTGTCTTTTGGAGACATGAAGGGAGCCAATGTCCTGCTCTCGAGACTCAGGGGTGGCTGTCAGTCTGCTCTTCTCAAAGTGGGGGAACTGCATTGGAGGGATTGGGCTGGATAAGATGCTTTCTGCTGCTTGCTGGTCCAGGTAATTGTCTGAtctgcctctctctctatccTGAGTAGAAAGAGTCTGCAAAGAAAAAATtaacaacacagacaaataaaaaacattttgagttgaTAATGTGGATATGGAGGCAAAAACCTATTCACATAGTACATACTTGTTTGTTGCTCGTAAATTTGACCTATACCAGAAATAACCCTATTTACCAGACACATTGCCTTCAGTACTCAAATAGACCACTTGATGGTGCTGTTTCACTGCACCCTGAACAAAAATCTAACCTTGTTACACACAAATGTCATACACTGCCCAGTGCCATCGACGACCTATCAATAAACAGAGTTGTAAAATCATATAAATGTCTTATAAACACTTAATGGGGAATCTAAATTAGACTCATCTAGTGCCTGATTACCATCAGATGATGCCCAAGGCCATCATgcattctgacattttatttcaattaaatgCTGTAATGGCATCATAAAGCCAATGGACTGGAtgtataattttaattttacaacAGACAAGGTGATGAGACCATCATGAATCTTGGCTCATCCCCCTCCTGACTTAAATGACCATATTCTTTCATCTGCAGGGATATGTGGAGGGggaaaagaggagggaggagttTAATGAGCAATTTGATTGGGTGGGGGGGTTCAGCGACCTGTACACCAGACATCACGTTCTTCAGGATTCTCATTGGTGCTGATGATCACGGTAGAGATGATACAATAGTACCAGTGCTGCATGTCTGACACAAAAACCTAATTTATACTGTAGATTGTTTCAGGGTCAAACATCTTGCTGCTCTCTCCTCAACTATCTCGACTATGTAGCCAATAGAAGCCTGGTTCATTCATACGTTTATAATGGACACATGTGATGTGTCccttttatttgttcatttgaactttggtgattttagtttagttttcatgAAGGTGATGAGAAAATTTCTATTCATATTAGTTTAATTACAATTATCTGTCCAGACATGGATGGACAATCTAACCTAACAGTGCGATCACAACGAGAGGACCCTAAGCCTGGTCTGACTGAGGCCGTTTACTCAGTAAAGTCTGACTGGCTGAATGCACAGTGTGAGGTCACCCCCTCTACACAGATGCTATCAGACACGCTGAGAGGTACATGGCTGACAATTACTTTTTTTGCAGTAGATAACAGGTGGGAGCAacctgtgtatctgtgttttggGAGAAATGGAGTAAACACGTACCTCTCTAGACTGCCGTGGAGTGCTTCCCAGCTTCGCAActggggagagagaagagaaaacagacaagagAATCAGCACTAAGGTAAACAGCATGTATTTTTGTCCTTGTGGAAGAGAGTTAGGGGTCTCTGGCACATCAGAGGCTCCAGTAATTTAATGCTTCCCATCATTTAGCACATCTACTTTTGATCCCTGGTAAACCGCCGCTGCTCTACGAGTCCACAGAGGGAAGACAGGTAGCTCTATGTGTGTAATGAGCTGCCACAAGCATGAAAAGTTGGTAAATGAGTTGAGTTCCCAGTAGTAAGCACCaaggaggagacaggaagaaacacagcccgggaaagagaggagaaaatgtgatcctatttgttttaatctggAAGAAAGATACAAAGTAAGAAAGATAGGCGGCAAACTAGTAGAGAAGCAATGAAAGTTTGAAGAGAGATGTACTTTGCAGAGCAAAAGACAGCCAGACAAACAGAGTTGTGCAGATTGTTGAATTTCTAGAGGACAGCAGGAGAGTGATAGAGACATACAGATTGGTTTTGTGGCAGCCTTGGGGACAGGTGCTATGTGCACTGGCAGATGTGCGGCAGCAGGACAGACGACGTGTTTAGTGGTCTGTCTTCAGCTGGACATCTCCTTTCCTTAGGTCCCCCCCCATCCTACTCATATGTAATCAGGCTGACAGCTCTGAGTGGGGCTGCATGGTTGCTGATGGGGGAAGCAAAGACACCTCTGCCTGAGTGGCCTGTCACTTCCAATTTGAGGGTGGAAGTGATAGGAACCTGCATGAGGGGCAGAGGAGGAAGGGCTGGAGATGCAGGCCACAACCTTCCCTAAGTGATGAGATCTGCACAGCCCTATCTCACACTTAAACACGCCTCAGTGGAGAGGGAATAAAATGTGCTGCCCAGATGCAATGTTGTCTTAGATTAGTATGCGCTGGAGAGCTCTGTGTTGCTGTCTGGCTTTGCGTGTTGAATCTTTACTTCTTCTTCACGAGacactggaggaggaggcagaggagggaggacgGAGAAGAGGAGTAGGTTAAGGAGGTGGTGtgtgacattttacttttttattttcacttggGCGTTGAGCTATTTGATTCCCTCATTCTGACCATGTAGGATCTTTGTTACCATTTTGCATAGACACatatttatcacacacacacacacacacacacacacacacacacacacacacacacacacacacacacacacacacacacacacacacacacacacacacacacacacacacacacacattcaagctCAACAACATCCACAGCCCCTCATTGTCTGCTAAACTGACGTGCAGTACAAGCTCCCTGTAGCCCTGACCATCTTGTCAAGATACACACTTGGTTATTGATCTTGAAAACCCCATCAGGGCGGTAATTGAAATCTCCAAAGGTTTAATTGGTTTCTTCTAAGAGGTGTTTTGTTTGGCAGTTGTTACAAGTttgtcacagctgctgttgcCAGTGCAAGTCTATGTCACACCTCCAAGAGAGTAAACTTTCAACCCTTTATTGCGCCAGTCTGTCTGCTGAATGATAGGATTTAGGATAAAAAAATGTTGATGcaatacatgtatttgttttctttaatatttgcatcttttaagaaacaaacaaaataaaataaaataaaatgccaaaagGCTCAATGAGATTCAAGTACTCTGAGCTGAGCATCTAGTATACCCAGTTGTCCCATTCAAGGCTCTGTGACAAAGGTATCTTGTTAAAGTTGTTCTGAAAATGAATGTGACATgacttgatttgatttgacaaaTGCAGTCTTAAAAGCCAGTTGCAAGCAGGGTTTGAAGTCTGGCTCTGAAAATGAAGTAGGGAGCCAACATTAGATTTCAGAGAGGAACATTTATCCATGATAGAGTATAAATGAAACAAGTAATATAACAATGTAAACTGAATTTCAAGGGGATTTGTAAACAACATTTATCTCTGTAGTATCTATTTGGTTGAGGGTAATAGTTGCTGTTTGATTGCAATTTCACACTCAGTCAATTCCACTCAGTATAACTATGCTATTGATTTTTACTGCTGCACAGTGAAACATTGATGCATTGTGAGACTGAGGTTTCGTCCTATGAGATGCAGAAAATTCATCCTAGTAATTCAGGAGATGCAGAACAGATGTAAAAACTACTGCAGGAGCCCAGGTTTTTCCCACTCAATATAGAGTTGAGAGGTATCAAGGGTTTTATATACAGATTTGTTGTTACTGTAGCattcacaaaaaatattttcccGCAGCACTAATAGGCCAATTCAGAATGAATTCAAGTGAACtcatacaaatataaaagtCACTGGTCACATCATAGTTCAAAAGATAAGTTTTACTTTGTTGCTCAGGTTTATTATTGTGATTTGCCTGACGATGGAAACAATCTCTGTTGACCTCTAGAGTAACCTTGAGCATCCACCTCTCCTTCAGTGACAAAGCCTCTGAATATTCATGCGGACAACCCGGCATTACTGCACGGATCCACATAAGCAAGGGCCACATCATTAGCAGGTCCATTATCGTCCCTCCCTCTCAAAGATCCTTGTACGGCTctcaaacagagacacacatcaaacatggcttttttttctctctactgCCGTCAAGGAGGAgcaaaggacaaaaacaatgtgaaataatgAGCTTGTTAAGTGAAGGATTATAGCCCCCGTGTTCGAGGAGAACTTGTTAAATGCTCCTTTTTAACCACAGACAGATCAGGAAGGTGCTAGAAGCCAGACAAGGCTTGTCCTCCTCCAGCCTACTATTCAGACTAGGCACCACATATAAACCTTTCATTAGCCATTCAGCAGGCTGAGCCAGTGTGACCCCAGCCAGCTGCACTCCCCTCTCCATAGcaaagcacacacacctgcactctgcacacacactatcCCTCCATTTGACTCAGTGTGGGAATACAGGACTTTGGCATGTTGGTGTGGTTTATCAGAGAAGTAACACGTGAGAACAGAGGCATTAGGCTTTCAGCTCTGGTCCATTGATGTTTTAACTTGTGTTGTGGT is a genomic window containing:
- the LOC113174638 gene encoding carbohydrate sulfotransferase 8 — translated: MLWMKWKMVVDSLRGRRRRLPCSLWFLLLFAAGGLVLFIHQQDLSEMVQQPGPVAKLGSTPRQSRETLSTQDRERGRSDNYLDQQAAESILSSPIPPMQFPHFEKSRLTATPESREQDIGSLHVSKRHRKLLKTSPPINHTNNNVSSSSSSSLSSISSSSPSGSFSPESWKKLSDILEARRQLMKEMCAKYKSSISRTITRHHVKHLFVEDKYKLLYCQVPKAGCSNWKRTLMVLAGLAPNTQSIKHDTVHYGHHLKKLDSFDRQGIMQRLETYTKVMFVREPLERMVSAYRDKFENPNNYYHSLFGKPIISKYRANPSWAALKTGSGVTFKEFVQYLLDVHRPVGMDIHWEQANQLCNPCLIDYDFIGKFENMEEESNFLLRWTGAPPNLTLPSFKDRNPNDKRTSMQITQKYFSQVSTLERQRVYDFYYMDYLMFNYSKPFKDLY